TTTTGCCGATCAGTCGTGGATCAAACCCGGTATTTCCGTCTGGAGCTGGATCACACGCAATGAGGAAAACTATATGCAGCCCGCTGAAGAAATGAAATTCATCGACGCTGCTGCAGAACTGAATTTTCAATTCTCCCTGATAGATGAAGGCTGGGAAACCAAATGGCCTTACAAATGGAAACAACTCAAAGAGCTCTGCGAATATGCTTCCAAAAAGAAGATCGGCGTCTGGGTTTGGAAACATTCGAAGGATATTCTCGATACCATTCAGCGGAACCAGTTCCTCGACAGTATCCGTTCCTGTGGCGCAGTTGGCCTGAAAACCGATTTCATGAACAGTGAAGAAAAAAGCTTTGTCGATTTTGAAATCGGTTTGTTGCGTGCCGCTGCTCAGAGAAAACTGATGGTGAATTTCCATGGCTGTCAGGCGCCCACGGGTGAAAGCGTTCCCTTTCCCAATGAAATGACACGTGAAGGCATCCGCGGTCTGGAACTAAATATCATGAATGAGCCCATTCCCGCCTGGCACAATGCAGCATTGCCGTTCACGCGCCTGCTGCTGGGGCACGGGGATTACACGCCTGCATTTTTCAGCAATAAGGCCAATACCACTTACACGCATCAACTGGCCCTGCTATACCTGTTCAATTCTCCTTTCCAATGCATCGCCGAGAATCCTCTTACGCTGCTGAACGATCCTAAATACAAACCAATTCTTCCATTGCTGCGATCACTGCCTGTTACCTGGGATGAAACCATCGTACTGAAGCAAAGTGAGATCGGCAGGCTGGCGGCATTTGCTCGCCGGAAAGGAAATAACTGGTATGTGGCAGTGATCAATGGAACCGGCAGCGCCAGTTCCTTCAAACTGGATCCTTCTTTTATCCGGACCAGGAAAACCCTTACTGCAACCGTGATCAGAGATGCCGCTGGTGACGCCGGCTTCATCAAAGAAGAGAAAAAAATGAAAACAGGAAATCATACAAAGCTTACAATACCCGCCAATGGCGGACTGCTGATACAAATAAAGAACTGATCATAGTTTATGAATTACGTACGCAAATATTATTTGCTTTTGC
This portion of the Pseudobacter ginsenosidimutans genome encodes:
- a CDS encoding glycoside hydrolase family 97 protein codes for the protein MKNRIFFSLIFVMLSGMLWASGPALELPGPNKQLQVVLYTENGKLLYRVAAGALTLIEPAALGLRVDNRTLGREVQQLRLLRQVTIREQRPSRLNSTVALNHCVEYTILIQQKDITDTISFRVFDNGCAFRYQPAGNLHALLQEELTSFTFPATSRVWYFERNNNWKLKSYAGLWMSTTPDRLPSVSSQGPIQGKPLVAEFPGNKYMVITEAALYGYSGMRLKAIGGNAVQVNFTEGESGFAVNKRLQTPWRVVLFARSLDELVKNKIIENLNPLPDQNVFADQSWIKPGISVWSWITRNEENYMQPAEEMKFIDAAAELNFQFSLIDEGWETKWPYKWKQLKELCEYASKKKIGVWVWKHSKDILDTIQRNQFLDSIRSCGAVGLKTDFMNSEEKSFVDFEIGLLRAAAQRKLMVNFHGCQAPTGESVPFPNEMTREGIRGLELNIMNEPIPAWHNAALPFTRLLLGHGDYTPAFFSNKANTTYTHQLALLYLFNSPFQCIAENPLTLLNDPKYKPILPLLRSLPVTWDETIVLKQSEIGRLAAFARRKGNNWYVAVINGTGSASSFKLDPSFIRTRKTLTATVIRDAAGDAGFIKEEKKMKTGNHTKLTIPANGGLLIQIKN